Genomic DNA from Coregonus clupeaformis isolate EN_2021a chromosome 26, ASM2061545v1, whole genome shotgun sequence:
GCTTGGCCAGAACAAGATTGACCATCACCAGCGCCAGGTGGCCATTCTCAGCCAAGACAGCTTCTACAGGGTCCTCACACCGGACCAGAAGGCCAAGGCACTGAAGGGACAGTTCAACTTCGACCACCcaggtatttatttatttatctggaTACTATGTCGATCGCTAAATTGTAGTCTTATGTgtatggtacagtggggaaaaaaagtatttagtcagccaccaattgtgcaagttctcccacttaaaaagatgagagaggcctgtaattttcatcataggtacacgtcaactatgacagacaaattgagagaaaaaaatccagaaaatcacactgtaggatttttaataaatttatttgcaaattatggtggaaaattagtatttggtcaataacaaaagtttctcaatactttgttacataccatttgttggcaatgacacaggtcaaacgttttctgtaagtcttcacaaggttttcacacactgttgctggtattttggcccattcctccatgcagatctcctctagagcggtgatgttttggggctgtcgctgggcaacacagactttcaactccctccaaagattttctatggggttgagatctggagactggctaggccactccaggaccttgaaatgcttcttacgaagccactccttcgttgcctgggcggtgtgtttgggatcattgtcatgctgaaagacccagccacgtttcatcttcaatgcccttgctgatggaaggaggttttcactcaaaatctcacgatacatggccccattcattatttcctttacacggatcagtcgtcctagtccctttgcagaaaaacagccccaaagcatgatgtatccacccccatgcttcacagtaggtatggtgttctttggatgcaactcagcattctttgtcctccttaccaaaaagttatattttggtttcatctgaccatatgacattctcccaatcctcttctggatcatccaaatgcactctagcaaacttcagacgggcctggacatgtactggcttaagcagggggacacgtctggcactgcatgatttgagtgcctggtggcatagtgtgttactgatggtaggctttgttactttggtcccagctctctgcaggtcattcactaggtccccccgtgtggttctgggagttttgctcaccgttcttgtgataattttgaccccacggggtgagatcttgcgtggagccccagatcgagggagattatcagtggtcttgtatgtcttccatttcctaataattgctcccacagttgatttcttcaaaccaagctgcttacctattgcagattcagtcttcccagcctggtgcaggtctacaattttgtttctggtgtcctttgacaactctttggtcttggccatagtggagtttggagtgtgactgtttgaggttgtggacaggtgtcttttctactgataacaagttcaaacaggtgccattaatacaggtaacgaatggaggacagaggagcctcttaaagaagaagttacaggtctgtgagagccagaaatcttgcttgtttgtaggtgaccaaatacttattttccaccataatttgcaaataaattcataaaaaatcctacaatgtgattttctggattttttttctcaatttgtctgtcatagttgacgtgtacctatgatgaaaattacaggcctctctcatctttctaagtgggagaacttgcacaattggtggctgactaaatactttttttccccactgtatatgttaacAACTAgtgtgtaaaataaataaataatatttactCATGTCCCTTTGCTCTCTCATTGAAGATAAATATTTGCATTGTTGTGTTTCTACTCAAATGATACGTCTGTTGGGCTTTTCCCCCTAGTTCTTAGAAATAGAATTGCCATCATTCCTTGAGAGAACTAAAGGTTTCTACATGTCCTGCCTTGGGGCCCCTAATGGCCAATGATAGACTGCTGTATTGAAAGTCTGTCTCATTCAGAGTACATACTTAGCAGCAGTGTCTCACTCTGGCAGAATGTGTAGCAGAGTAGTCTGTCTCAGACAGTGTGGTAGATAATgtttgggtcctggtcaaaagtagttcactaaatagggaataggctgctatTTTGGATGCAACCTATGTCTTAGTCATTGCAGTCTGGCCTGTCTGGCTCTGATTCTGGCATCTATTGTGGGGTTTGGCTTGCCAGCCATATCGGCACCGGTTCTATCCTCATAGCAACATGTCTTCTAGTGGGGGTTAGGTCTAGATCCTATGGCTTGGCACAGTGGCACCAGCAGaaacatagacacagacagacaccattGTTCTAAGTGCCtttgctctctctttcttctcagATGCATTTGACAATGAGCTCATCGTCAAAACGTTGTGGGACATTTTGGAGGGCCAAACAGTGCAGATCCCAGTGTATGACTTTGTCACCCATTCCAGGTCTGTGGTTAggatacacactcactcactccctccctcactcactcactcactcactcatctcATACACATTGTCCtctccctggtgtgtgtgtgtgtgtgtgtcaggaaggAAGAGGCGGTGACAGTGTACCCAGCAGACGTGGTGCTGTTCGAGGGCATCCTGATGTTCTACTCCCAGGAGATCAGGGACCTGTTCCAGATGAAGCTGTTTGTGGACACGGATGCAGACACACGGCTCTCACGCAGAGGTGAAAGCTTAgacgcatatatatatatatatatatatatatatatatatatatatatatatatatatatatatatatatatattcactattTCATTGGATGAAACACAGCAAACTTGTGAATTGTATAAAAACAGCAGGGGGCTTCCAATACAGTTCCTGGAGGGCATGAATGGGGACTGGATGTAGAGGTCTACTAGCTGTAAGAATCTTTCCTGTGAAATCATACTGAAAGCTCCACTCCTGTTCTGTGTTCCCTCCCCAGTGCTCAGAGACATCGGCGAGCGAGGAAGGGACCTGGAGCAGGTGCTAACGCAATACATAACCTTTGTCAAGCCCGCCTTTGAGGAGTTCTGTCTGCCAGTGAGTACCTAGCTATGATACTGCCACAACGCATATTCTAAGAGCCTTGGATCAATCGATTAATgtcaatagctaggtttccatccaattgtcgacagattttcatgcgaatattctcaaATCTGCATTTTCCATTATATTTAAttgttgtggataaaaggctgtgcgtgatgtagtgcacataaaaattacttttgaggttaaattcccatgtaccgaataaaaaaaacacaagttaaataggtttccatcgcattttcaactctactgatggttttgtcacaaaaaacgTTGTTATATAGCGAATGTACCCACTCTTGTCTTGGCACAGTgcaggtatagcctacatgatgagattattatggacaaaaaatgtacgattatttttatttgtcaaacggcagccaagaattgatcatgtcaccagaataagatgcTCAATATTTAtaggaaaggagcatcaagctcatcaccctgcactttcaccaccctgcgAAGTTCATCGTagcttatttaatctgtagcctaataaactgcatgctttcctgagtcgtagtgggaggaccacacaacatatcatcgcgtgactccaagtttatcATATATAATATGATggtattatatcaatatttgcacatagaggtttccaccaccatttctcacaatacattttacagacacaaaaagatcccactttGTCTAGTGTGTTTTGTTGACAGTTGGAAACTTTACAGACAAATGtgttgtttccatcaggcctgtcgtgacatttttttatctgacatgtactttactcgcataaaaccTGGTTATTGTCAGTTGTCTCAGACCTCCTCTTGAAAGGTATTGAACACCCTGGCCCTGATTCAGATTGTATTCCTAAACATGTTTATTTCTTCACCCCCTGTAGACCAAGAAATGCGCTGACGTGATCATTCCCAGAGGAGCAGATAATCTTGGTGAGTTTCTGACTGTTTGTTTCTCAATATTGCTGCCTTATGCAAGCAGGCTGTTGTGTGACAaacatcactgactgactcattcTTGGACACATCTCCCCATAGAGAGTCTGTCATTGACATTGTTAAGCAGCCCAGTCTCTTACCCTGCGATGGTAAACTTACTAAAGGTTGCTGTGAATGTGATGGCTGTTTTGTTTATTCTACTGTTTTGAGATAGATAATGTTGTGGCCTGTGATTGGTGAGACCTATACATGGGAATCAGACTAGATTAGCTGTTTTGTCCTGGGAATGTTTCAGACTGTCTCTGTTTTGGAATGGCAAGGTCAATTGTAGATTTCtcaaaacaaaatgtatttgcAAGCCCTATTAGTCAAACTGTGGTGCTTTTAAATTCTGGAACTTGTTCTGCTTCAATTTTATCTGAATAAAAGAGGAATGGAACACCTTATAGATTATCCTtcaatgtcctctctctctctccccttaacAGTTGCCATAAACCTTATAGTTCAGCACATCCAGGACATTCTGAACGGTGGTCTGACCAAACGCCTGAACGGCAGCCTTAACGGTTACGGAACTCCCCGGAAACGGCAGGCGTCAGAGTCCAGCAGTCGGCCCCACTAACCACACCACCCCTCTCTGAACGCTAGGGATCgatggaagaggggaggagggctcATCTGTACAtgcataaatacatacatacatacatacctaccTGTCTCCTACACTGAATCATTTCTTTCTCTAGCAAGAAACTGCAAGGCCTTCATTTGATATTATGTTTTTTTGGGGACTGGATGATGAAATGTTTTGGAAGGGAGGAAGAGGATTAGCTCTTTGATTTGGAACTCTTTCAGTTCAAAGGTGAAGCAgttatttctgtatttttatttGATATTCTGGCCCCTTTGAGCTTGCAGATGTTAATAAATGAGGAAGATGGGTAAATTTGGGCTGAGCTTGAGCTCTTGCTGTGCGTTCAGTGGTCAGTGCATTTTGATtggtcatgttgtctgtctgtactgTTGGATTGGAATGGAAGGAAGGACGTGTGACAGATTTGATTTGTTACTGAGGGaactctgaaacacacacacacactatatgatCTTGGAAACTATCCAAGAACACATGATTTAAAACTGAATGCAATTCACCTCTGTAGACTCCAATTTAGCAAttatttgatttttttaaaaaacattttagtcatttagcagatgctcttatccagagcgacttagttagtgcatacatttttcatactgtaatCATGTTTGACATGGTATAGGATGCCACTTCCTTTACTATGCTATAACCCTATATCCTTTGCCTCAGTGCTACAAGCCTACTCTTGAGCTAGTGAAAGGGAACATTTTCTTAGGCCCTATACATATTATTGGCCTTTGCTGACCAATTCAGTGGGTCAAAGCAACTTAATGTTTTCTCAAGCTGAAAAAGAGCAGAACTACTTGACTTTACAAATCAAAGCAATGTTCTTAGTTTGTACATAGTGTAGTATTATTTACCCTCTTGATGTTGCTCTTTTTCAATCATTTTTCAGTAATTTCACAGTATTTGCTTGTTACCATGCATCTTGGAACAAACAACCTAAAATTGAGAACAAAACTGAGATTGTCTTtttcatccatcaatcaatcttTACCTCGACCGGTTTTGTGTATGGTGGCTGACACCCCACCAAATAAATAAACTGCATTCTATACTTGTGCCCATGGCCCCTCTTTAAAAACCCTACACAGGGGAGTTTGTAATGCCCCCATGTCTCTTGAATTATTTGAGGTTCCAACTTATAACTCTTTTTAAATGCTCATGCCCTTGAAGGATGAGAGAACTAGACCTGCCTCTGTCTGAACATCAGTAAAGTACATATCATTATTTACATAATGTTCTTTCATTGCAAGGGTTCATTTGATAGCATTGTTTTAAGCCTACATATATTGTAAGTTGTCTTAAACTGCAGAATCGTTAGAGGTAAATTTGCTCTTAAATAAGATGGAGATCATGTCCATGTTAGTAACAATTGACTCATCAAGCATTAATATCTTTCATTGCTCTTTACTGCTGCTATTTAACTGTGTAGTTCCTAGTTCATCAATGTATAACTGTTCTCTGTTTTTTTCTGTTCTTATTTTCTGCAATTTTGCATCACCAAAACATTTTCCTTTGGGAGTAGGCTCAGGTCATTCATATACTTGAATTCCCACATCAAATTGCCCAATCATATATAGTTTGATTTATCAGTGATGTATTCAAATCAATCAAAATATACTGCAATATTCCCAGACTGTGAAAGGTGAGATTATGGTCTTGTTAACATTCACTCACTGAATGATGTGCTAGTAGTGTTATACTAAAGGTTGTACTGTATTGCAATGGGTAGCATACAATTACAATGGATTGTTTTGCTTTCAGAAATATAGGTACAAAAAAAGTATTGACTGCTGTGATGTTTCCTACCTCAAAATATGTATGATACCTGTATGCAAAGTGTATACTGTAGTTTTGTTCACATTTCCAGGGCAAATGATGGCATGTCACAATGTTGAGACAACCAGCCACGTTACTGTTGTCTGTCAGTGCA
This window encodes:
- the LOC121540472 gene encoding uridine-cytidine kinase 2-A isoform X1; translated protein: MAGDSETRVDSQAENENAIRQPFLIGVAGGTASGKSSVCGKIMELLGQNKIDHHQRQVAILSQDSFYRVLTPDQKAKALKGQFNFDHPDAFDNELIVKTLWDILEGQTVQIPVYDFVTHSRKEEAVTVYPADVVLFEGILMFYSQEIRDLFQMKLFVDTDADTRLSRRVLRDIGERGRDLEQVLTQYITFVKPAFEEFCLPTKKCADVIIPRGADNLVAINLIVQHIQDILNGGLTKRLNGSLNGYGTPRKRQASESSSRPH
- the LOC121540472 gene encoding uridine-cytidine kinase 2-A isoform X2 yields the protein MELLGQNKIDHHQRQVAILSQDSFYRVLTPDQKAKALKGQFNFDHPDAFDNELIVKTLWDILEGQTVQIPVYDFVTHSRKEEAVTVYPADVVLFEGILMFYSQEIRDLFQMKLFVDTDADTRLSRRVLRDIGERGRDLEQVLTQYITFVKPAFEEFCLPTKKCADVIIPRGADNLVAINLIVQHIQDILNGGLTKRLNGSLNGYGTPRKRQASESSSRPH